The sequence below is a genomic window from Streptomyces sp. NBC_00582.
TCAGCGTCTCCCGCAACCCGTAGCGGTCCAGGCCGAGTTCGCCGTCGAGGAAGGCGGCACGGGAGCGGGCCTCCTTGGCCTCGCGGGCCTCGGACGCCTGTGCCGCGGCCCGGGCGCGCTCGCGCGGGACGACCACGACGCCGTCGTCGTCGGCGAGGATCACGTCGCCGGGACGGATCACCTGGCCGTCGATCGCCACGGGCACATTGACCGAACCGCCGGTGGCCTTCACCGTGCCCTGGGCGGAGACCGCGCGGGACCAGGCCGGGAAGTCCATCTCGCGCAGCTCCTGGGTGTCCCGGATGCCCGCGTTGATGATCAGCCCGCGGACCCCGCGCCGCCGGAGCGCGGTCGCGAACAGCTCGCCGAACATGCCGTCGGTGGACGGCGAGGTGGTGGTGACGACCAGGACGTCGCCCTCGCCGCACTGCTCGACGGCCGCGTGGATCATGAGGTTGTCGCCGGGCCAGCTCAGCACGGTGACGGCGGTGCCCGCCATCCGCACCCCCTGCTGGATCGGCCGGATCTCCGGCCCGAGCAGCCCGGTCCGCCCCATCGCCTCGCTCACGGTGGCCACCCCGAAGGCGGCCAGCGCGTCGACGTCCCTCCGCTCCGCCTTCGGCGGCCCGGTGACGATCACGCCGCTCACGCCTCCTCCTTCTGCGGAGCTCCGCTTCGGTTCCGCTGCGGCCGGGTGCCCACTCCGCTGCGCTCCGCGGCCGCCCAGCCTCCGCTGCGCCTCAGCTCGCTCACGCCAGCTCCTTCGCGATCTGCGGGTAGGGGCGCATGAACGCCTCGGCCATCGTCCTGTGGGCGAGGCCCAGGTTGGGGCCGGCGTTGCGCTTGAGCTGGACGCCCCGGCGCACGGCGAGGTCGGTGTAGTAGTCCCACAGGTGCTGCTGGGCGCCGAGGCACTCCATGGCCTTGCGCTTGGTGTCCCAGACCTCGGTGATGTCGAGCAGGACCTCGGGCCGGAAGCCGCTCATCTCGGGCTGGTGCGGCTCGAAGTAGAAGACCGGCGGGGCGCCGATGATCTCGCCCTCGCCGGGGTAGCCGATGGCCTGCGCGAGGACCCGGGCCTCCAGGGCCATCCGGTGGGCGGCCGGGTGGTCGCCGTTGTACGGGTCCTCGGAGGGGTGGGTGAGCACGAC
It includes:
- a CDS encoding PIG-L deacetylase family protein, which codes for MTQANAPASPPRSTLVVTAHAGDFVWRAGGAIALAASRGEKVTIACLTFGERGESAKAWREGRKLDEIKAIRRDEAERAAATLGAEVRFFDAGDYPLVASAELTDRLVAVYRETQPDVVLTHPSEDPYNGDHPAAHRMALEARVLAQAIGYPGEGEIIGAPPVFYFEPHQPEMSGFRPEVLLDITEVWDTKRKAMECLGAQQHLWDYYTDLAVRRGVQLKRNAGPNLGLAHRTMAEAFMRPYPQIAKELA
- a CDS encoding 4-carboxy-4-hydroxy-2-oxoadipate aldolase/oxaloacetate decarboxylase — translated: MSGVIVTGPPKAERRDVDALAAFGVATVSEAMGRTGLLGPEIRPIQQGVRMAGTAVTVLSWPGDNLMIHAAVEQCGEGDVLVVTTTSPSTDGMFGELFATALRRRGVRGLIINAGIRDTQELREMDFPAWSRAVSAQGTVKATGGSVNVPVAIDGQVIRPGDVILADDDGVVVVPRERARAAAQASEAREAKEARSRAAFLDGELGLDRYGLRETLKQLGVEYRTYEEYTGERQ